One genomic region from Branchiostoma lanceolatum isolate klBraLanc5 chromosome 7, klBraLanc5.hap2, whole genome shotgun sequence encodes:
- the LOC136437981 gene encoding cytochrome P450 2U1-like, whose translation MFVWVFFDLLNSWGLSWTILLALSCLAVFQYLQSPANLPPGPWGWPVVGNLLSLRKATPLVLTEWAKEYGDIVSYRTGSELRVVLNSYDVVREAFVKKFTIFSSRPKPLTSFIAQLKTKGIVSERYGPTWKDHRRFSMKSLRDFGTGKKSLEGKILEEARALAGRIAKREHQEFSIDQMIQGALSNVIASIAFGTRYEDNDPEFEALLSFIDETFSTSTLSLLPVFFPTLRYIPGVNSGLNRYDGIMSKVFKLFQDKIEDHKKDFEQNYIRDFIDAFLLEKMNREGDENTTFTEEQLAMIVADLFFAGTDTTSTTLRWAVLYMILHPDIQEKVQQEIDSVIRPNNDPSMMHRSETPYTAAALAEVERLATIAPLALPHATTEETRLGGYNIPKGTIVEPNIWAIHHDPQVWPNPHEFDPTRFLDDRGKFVKREKLIPFSIGRRACLGEQLARMELYLFLTSLLQRFSFKLAEGAPIPSGKGEFGLTHAPMSYKLVAIPRNCCARDHFGS comes from the exons ATGTTCGTTTGGGTTTTTTTCGACTTGTTGAACTCATGGGGCCTGTCATGGACCATCCTTCTCGCCCTAAGCTGTCTGGCAGTGTTTCAGTATCTGCAGAGCCCCGCCAACCTCCCGCCCGGCCCCTGGGGCTGGCCTGTAGTCGGCAATCTTCTCAGCCTGAGAAAG GCCACACCTTTAGTTCTTACCGAATGGGCGAAGGAATATGGGGACATCGTCAGCTACCGCACTGGATCCGAACTCCGAGTTGTCTTGAACAGTTACGATGTAGTACGCGAAGCCTTTGTGAAGAAATTTACGATATTTTCCAGCAGACCCAAACCTTTAACTTCTTTTATAGCTCAACTAAAGACAAAAG GTATTGTAAGTGAACGCTACGGACCCACATGGAAAGATCATCGCAGATTCAGCATGAAAAGTCTTCGAGACTTTGGCACCGGCAAGAAAAGCCTCGAAGGGAAAATTCTTGAAGAAGCACGAGCTCTTGCAGGTCGAATCGCCAAAAGAGAGCACCAAGAGTTCAGCATTGACCAGATGATACAAGGCGCTTTGTCAAACGTGATTGCATCTATCGCATTTGGCACTCGGTACGAGGATAACGATCCCGAGTTCGAAGCCCTATTGTCCTTTATAGATGAAACGTTTTCAACCTCCACCTTATCCCTGTTGCCTGTGTTTTTCCCAACCCTCCGGTACATTCCCGGCGTTAATAGTGGTCTTAATAGGTATGATGGTATCATGTCTAAAGTCTTCAAACTTTTTCAAGACAAGATTGAGGATCATAAGAAGGACTTTGAACAAAACTACATTAGAGACTTCATCGATGCGTTTCTCCTGGAGAAAATGAACCGTGAAGGTgacgaaaacacaacatttacaGAAGAGCAACTTGCCATG ATTGTGGCGGATCTGTTCTTTGCCGGCACGGACACCACGTCCACTACCCTCCGCTGGGCCGTGCTGTACATGATCCTCCATCCGGACATCCAGGAAAAAGTACAACAGGAGATAGACAGCGTCATCAGGCCGAACAACGACCCGTCCATGATGCATCGGTCTGAA ACACCCTATACGGCAGCAGCCCTTGCTGAAGTAGAGCGGTTGGCGACCATTGCACCGTTGGCCTTACCGCACGCTACTACTGAGGAAACACGTTTGGGAGGCTACAATATCCCAAAG GGCACAATCGTAGAACCAAACATCTGGGCGATTCACCACGACCCTCAGGTTTGGCCGAACCCACACGAGTTCGACCCCACCCGTTTCCTTGACGACAGAGGGAAGTTTGTAAAGAGGGAGAAACTTATTCCGTTTTCAATCG GACGTCGTGCCTGCCTGGGAGAACAACTAGCCAGGATGGAGCTCTACCTTTTCCTCACTTCCCTGCTGCAACGATTCAGCTTCAAACTGGCAGAGGGCGCACCGATTCCATCTGGAAAAGGAGAGTTTGGACTTACCCACGCTCCCATGTCATACAAACTGGTAGCTATTCCAAGAAATTGCTGTGCGCGTGACCATTTTGGGTCATAA
- the LOC136437987 gene encoding glutathione S-transferase omega-1-like isoform X1: MPSERAMKTGSACPPPPGPGKLRLYSMRLCPYAERTRLFLAAKGIEYETVNIHLKEKPEWFFEKTPIGKVPVLEKDGKIVYESLVCNEYLDGIHPDKCITPRDPLEKARQSMVLALWDAKVVGFYYKLITGKEDERPALTKQFVDGLQYIENALTQPFFSGDKAGALDYNLWPWFERFCMLKHVGFELSVDKFPKLTAWMERMLQLPEVKACYFSPEVHGQFGKSWMSGTPDFDVGLEE; the protein is encoded by the exons ATGCCGTCTGAAAGGGCCATGAAGACGG GCTccgcctgcccccctccccccggacCAGGCAAACTCCGTCTGTACAGTATGAGGCTCTGCCCGTACGCAGAGCGGACACGTCTGTTCCTCGCTGCCAAGGGGATAGA ATACGAAACCGTCAACATCCACCTAAAGGAGAAACCAGAGTGGTTCTTTGAGAAGACCCCAATAGGAAAGGTGCCAGTACTGGAGAAGGATGGGAAGATTGTGTACGAGTCTCTGGTCTGTAACGAGTACCTGGACGGAATCCACCCCGACAAATGTATCACTCCGCGCGACCCTTTGGAGAAGGCACGTCAGAGCATGGTTCTGGCCCTGTGGGATGCAaag GTAGTTGGTTTCTACTACAAGTTGATCACGGGAAAGGAAGACGAGCGTCCAGCGCTGACCAAGCAGTTTGTTGACGGTCTCCAGTACATCGAGAACGCCCTGACACAACCGTTCTTCTCCGGCGACAAGGCCGGCGCCCTGGACTACAACCTGTGGCCGTGGTTCGAGCGCTTCTGCATGTTGAAGCACGTCGGGTTCGAGCTGTCTGTGGATAAGTTTCCCAAGCTTACCGCGTGGATGGAGCGCATGTTGCAGTTGCCTGAAGTCAAGGCCTGCTACTTTTCTCCCGAAGTTCACGGTCAGTTCGGGAAGTCGTGGATGTCAGGCACTCCTGACTTCGACGTCGGTTTGGAGGAGTAA
- the LOC136437986 gene encoding glutathione S-transferase omega-1-like, protein MPSQTEKAFKPGSPCPPPPGPGKLRLYSMRFCPYAQRTRLFLAAKGIEYETINISVLSEKPDWFFEKTPLGKVPVLEKDGKIVYESLVCNEYLDGIYPDKCITPRDPLEKARQSMVLALWDSKVIGFYYKLILTKDRDEWPAVAKQLVDGMQSIENALTQPFFSGDKAGALDYNLWPWFERFSMLKDRGVELQEKKFPKLTAWKEHMLELPEVKACYFPPEVQEQFGKSWMEGTPDYDIGLKE, encoded by the exons ATGCCGTCTCAAACTGAAAAGGCCTTCAAACCAG gttccccctgcccccctccccccggacCAGGCAAACTCCGTCTGTACAGTATGAGGTTCTGTCCGTACGCACAGCGGACACGTCTGTTCCTCGCTGCCAAGGGGATAGA ATACGAGACGATCAACATTAGTGTCTTGTCAGAGAAACCAGACTGGTTCTTTGAAAAGACCCCACTGGGTAAGGTTCCCGTGTTAGAGAAGGATGGGAAGATTGTGTACGAGTCTCTGGTCTGTAACGAGTACCTGGACGGAATCTACCCCGACAAATGTATCACTCCGCGCGACCCTTTGGAGAAGGCACGTCAGAGCATGGTTCTGGCTCTCTGGGATTCAAAG GTGATCGGATTCTACTACAAGTTGATTCTCACAAAGGATCGGGACGAGTGGCCAGCCGTGGCCAAGCAGCTAGTGGACGGCATGCAATCCATCGAGAACGCCCTGACACAACCGTTCTTCTCTGGCGACAAGGCCGGCGCGCTGGACTACAACCTCTGGCCGTGGTTCGAGCGATTCTCTATGCTGAAAGACCGCGGGGTTGAACTACAGGAAAAGAAGTTTCCCAAGCTTACCGCGTGGAAAGAACACATGTTGGAGTTGCCTGAAGTCAAGGCCTGCTACTTCCCTCCTGAAGTTCAGGAGCAGTTTGGGAAATCGTGGATGGAAGGCACACCTGACTATGACATTGGATTGAAGGAATAA
- the LOC136437987 gene encoding glutathione S-transferase omega-1-like isoform X2, producing MPSERAMKTGSACPPPPGPGKLRLYSMRLCPYAERTRLFLAAKGIEYETVNIHLKEKPEWFFEKTPIGKVPVLEKDGKIVYESLVCNEYLDGIHPDKCITPRDPLEKARQSMVLALWDAKVVGFYYKLITGKEDERPALTKQFVDGLQYIENALTQPFFSGDKAGALDYNLWPWFERFCMLKHVGFELSVDKFPKLTAWMERMLQLPEVKACYFSPEVHGQFGKSWMSGTPDFDVGLEE from the exons GCTccgcctgcccccctccccccggacCAGGCAAACTCCGTCTGTACAGTATGAGGCTCTGCCCGTACGCAGAGCGGACACGTCTGTTCCTCGCTGCCAAGGGGATAGA ATACGAAACCGTCAACATCCACCTAAAGGAGAAACCAGAGTGGTTCTTTGAGAAGACCCCAATAGGAAAGGTGCCAGTACTGGAGAAGGATGGGAAGATTGTGTACGAGTCTCTGGTCTGTAACGAGTACCTGGACGGAATCCACCCCGACAAATGTATCACTCCGCGCGACCCTTTGGAGAAGGCACGTCAGAGCATGGTTCTGGCCCTGTGGGATGCAaag GTAGTTGGTTTCTACTACAAGTTGATCACGGGAAAGGAAGACGAGCGTCCAGCGCTGACCAAGCAGTTTGTTGACGGTCTCCAGTACATCGAGAACGCCCTGACACAACCGTTCTTCTCCGGCGACAAGGCCGGCGCCCTGGACTACAACCTGTGGCCGTGGTTCGAGCGCTTCTGCATGTTGAAGCACGTCGGGTTCGAGCTGTCTGTGGATAAGTTTCCCAAGCTTACCGCGTGGATGGAGCGCATGTTGCAGTTGCCTGAAGTCAAGGCCTGCTACTTTTCTCCCGAAGTTCACGGTCAGTTCGGGAAGTCGTGGATGTCAGGCACTCCTGACTTCGACGTCGGTTTGGAGGAGTAA